The nucleotide window GACCGGGTAACGAAGAGCTCCATCGAGAGACGGAGCGCATCGTCCCAGATGTCCTCGAAAGGCGGTGAGCCTATCCGCAGTATCCAGGGGGTCTGGAACGCCGCGAGGACGGCCGGGCCGGCCTACGGGGTCGCATCCCCGATCACCTCAGACCCACCGAGGTCCGCGACCTCGAACGTGCCGCGTCCCGCGCTCCGCGGCCATGGCGATGGTCGGGCACGAGCCCGAGAGCATCTCCGGCGGTACGAGATCACCTACGAGGCGATGCTCCGCGAGGCGGCGGACAAACTGGCCGCGTATCACCGAGCAGAATCCGTAAGTCGCGTCAGAGTCGGGAGCGAGCGGTGCCTCGGAGGAGCCAGCGGAAGTCGCGGTGTCCGAAGTGACTGCGTTGGAGGCGGCGTCCGGATTTGAACCGGAGAATAGAGGTTTTGCAGTTTGGCGCACGCGCGCCCGAACACAGGGAATCCAGCGCATTTCCAGGCGAATCGAGCGCTATATGTTGGGCTGGGGTGGGCTGGAAGAGGCCCGATTTGCCCGGGAGCGTTAGAGAATCGTTAGTGCCCGGCGGGCGGGCAGCGGGTCCGCTCGCCACCCACCCGGCCGCGGTCGTCTATCCCTTGGCTGCCTCCTTTTCGAGCGCCCCCAGCGCCACCACCAGCGAGAGCTCGGCGTGATCCACCCCGCACCTCGCGCAGACGCCTCGCAATGCCGACACTGCGTCCCCGCAAGAGTCCTCTAGCGCGGCGCGGAGCCACTCGGCGCAGTCGATCCCTGGCTCGTAGTTGTCCTCGAGATTCTCCCAAAGCAACTCCACGTCGAAGCCTCCTTCGCTCAGGCGATCCCACAGCTCCAGGGTGGCCTTGGTTTCCTCCTTCCCGGCCGTCGCTATCTCAGCGCGGCGGCAATCGTCACAGATGCCCTCCTGCTCGCATCCCGGTTCGTGTTCCGGAGTGTGTTGCGTCTTCATCTCTGTCATTGTGAGCGTCTCCTCCAATGTGGCCAGGGCGGCCGTACAAAGGACGAACGCCCGGCCGAAAACCAACCGAAAGAACGACCACGGCTCCAGCTTGGGTCAAATCTGAGCCGTGCACACAGGACATTCGATTGGCTCGTCATGGAACGTCATGGAATCGTGTCGAAAGTTAGCCCCTCGTCATGGGGCTCGTCATGGGGCTCGTCATGGGACCGATGGTCGGCTAGGGGCACGCGGACCCCCTGTCGGACCCTTCTCGCCACCCTTCCGTGCTACCTTCGCCAACAACGGCCGGATACATCCGGCGACAGGCTCTTGGGGTACCGATTGGGCGACGAAGAAAACAGAAAGGCACTGAACGTGGACATCAAGGTCGATGTCGGCCTCGATAAACTAATTGAGACGATAGGAGCCCACTTCGAACCACAGCGCATCGTCCGCGTCGCTCGCGCCGAAGCGGAGGCCGCGCTCATAAAAGACAACACCGGGGCCAAGCTTCTTGCCCGCGCCGAGAAGCGCGAACAACAGAGGAAGATTCGGCAGCAGCAGAACGTCGAGGCTATTGTCGGAGGAGCGGTGCCACTACTTCTCCCCGAGCACGTGTCCGGCGAGAAGGTCGACCCCGATTGGACAGCCGCATTCTTTGACTACGCGCAGGACGTTAGCGATGCGAAGATGCGAATCCTGTGGTCGAAGATCCTCGCAGGGGAGGTGTCGCAGCCCGGGACGTTTTCACGTCGCACGCTGGCCGCTGTTGGTCTGCTCTCCCAGGGAGACGCGGACTTGTTTACGGAATTCTGTTCGTATGTCTGGACGATCAATGGCTTCGGCTTTCACGTTCAGCCAGACCACACTAGAGCCGTACTGGAGGCGGCTGGAATCGAATTCGCTCATCTGACCCATCTTGCCTCCGTTGGCCTCGTGACCTTCGAATCGATAGTACTCATGCACGCGCGACTAGACGACCACAAGCCCAACCTCTTCGCGTACCAGGACCGCACGTTCGAGGCGACGATAGAACCCGGCACGGGCGGAGCACAGAGAGTGTCGGTAATACCCCTCACGACCGTCGGCACGGAGCTGGCACCGATATCTGGAGCGAAGTTCGACGAGCCTTATCTCACGCGGTGCCTCGCACAGTTCGAGGCCACAGGGATTCGGTGCACTCCAAAGTGAGATGAAGGAGGAGCTTTAGGACCCAGGCTCGTGGTCAGGAAAGGAGCACAAGCTCCTGCCCTTCGCGCAGACGGTGATCCGAAAAGAGGACAGCTTTATCCACGCGGTCGTCCGCTTCGAGCGCTGCCGCGTCGGCGTCGTCCTCCGGTTCGAGGAGAACCACCGTGCTCCCATCTACCGCGGTGAGCTTGTGAGTGCGCATCCAGAGATCATCGGCTGGCCCGGGGGCAATCGCAACCGAGCGGCCTATACGCCCGCAGGGACGACGCGCTCCCGCCGGCTGGGCCGGGGGCTGGGCCGGCCCCGGAGCGCGGCGGCTCCGGGCGGGAGCGCTGCCGGCCGGGGCGGGAGATCCGGGGCGGGGAAGCGCGGGGGTCGGTCTGGCTCTTGCGTGTATGCGCGCCCCGCAGTACCGTCCCGGTGGCTCCCCCCAAGCGAGGTGTGTGATGCGGAGGAATCGTATTGCGGTGGTGGTCGTAGCAGCCCTTTCGGCTGCCCCAGCGGGTGCCCAGATCGTCACGGAGATGACCCCGGCTACGATCGCCGAGGCCATCGCCGCGGGACAGGCCGACAAGAAGGCCGGTATGCACTTCCTGAAGACAAAGGGCATCGTTGTGGGCTTCTTCACCACGCCCTTCTCGCGCGTGGCCTCGGCGGCGCAGCACGCGAAGGCGCTTTACAAGCCCTTCAGCGAAGCGGACGTGACACCCGATATGACTGTGCCACAACTGGAGGTCTTCGCCGGGTCCGTAGCTGTGAGTTCGCCTCTGCCTCCCGGGGTCGGTAACGTAGAGGCAGTTCTCATCATGCCGAAGGGCGCGAAAGATGTCAGCATGGCCATACACCCTGCCAAGACATCGGAAGTGTCGGAAGAGTACAAAAACCTGATGGGCGCCTCCCTGAACGGGAAGAGCATTAACGCTGTATTCCCCTTGGATGTGCTCAAGCCTGGCCGGGAAATCGTCGTTATCTACGACCGGATCGTGGGCCATGATTATCTCAGCAAGTGCACCGAGTGCCGAGTGGAGTTGGATTTAAAGGGCGTGCGGTGACGGGTCCCGCTTTAGGGCTTGGGCCGCTCGCGCACGGCGCCGACGCCGGCACCTAAGACACCGCCCCGGTAGCGACCACGACCGGCCGTCGGCGTCTCGCTGGCTGCGGTACCACGCGGCCTCACGCGCGGAGAGCACGAACGCGCGGCGGCACGCCACGCACTCCCGCTGAAGACTGGGGTCCTGCACGGCGTCCATATCAGGGTCCTCCGCTTAAGCTGGCCGCGTGCCGGCCACGCGTTCCCCGCGCGCCGCCGGCTTGTGGGGCACGGCCCGCTCCCATGGGCGTCCTCGCTCCGGTACGTGGCGCGTCGGCGGGGCCGGAGCAGGGTTCAAGGCGTCGCGCCGCCACCTTTGAGGCCCCCCGCCGAAGACTCTCTATCTGTCCCCGCTGTCCCCCCCGCGGGTATTGGCCGCT belongs to Vicinamibacteria bacterium and includes:
- a CDS encoding DUF2806 domain-containing protein, with product MGDEENRKALNVDIKVDVGLDKLIETIGAHFEPQRIVRVARAEAEAALIKDNTGAKLLARAEKREQQRKIRQQQNVEAIVGGAVPLLLPEHVSGEKVDPDWTAAFFDYAQDVSDAKMRILWSKILAGEVSQPGTFSRRTLAAVGLLSQGDADLFTEFCSYVWTINGFGFHVQPDHTRAVLEAAGIEFAHLTHLASVGLVTFESIVLMHARLDDHKPNLFAYQDRTFEATIEPGTGGAQRVSVIPLTTVGTELAPISGAKFDEPYLTRCLAQFEATGIRCTPK